One part of the Sulfolobus tengchongensis genome encodes these proteins:
- a CDS encoding HemK2/MTQ2 family protein methyltransferase has protein sequence MANIRVIEFHGVKLCLNDQTYEPSDDTELLLNLIRVNKGDRVLDMGSGSGVLGLLALMRGAKVIFVDINPYATLSTLCSLKINEKFFNPSNYDILNCNLLTCLRRQNFDVAIFNPPYLPVEEYNQWIGYSWSGGKDGAKVLMEFLNEVNANRIYTLFSSLSDEDKILYAIHKKRYKILRKYEKVIGYERLVGLEVIREND, from the coding sequence TTGGCAAATATTAGAGTTATTGAATTCCATGGAGTTAAGCTCTGCTTGAACGATCAAACGTACGAACCTTCGGACGATACCGAGCTCTTACTTAATTTAATTAGGGTAAATAAAGGAGACAGAGTTTTAGATATGGGATCTGGGTCTGGTGTATTAGGTTTATTGGCTTTAATGAGAGGAGCTAAAGTTATCTTTGTTGACATAAATCCATATGCTACGTTATCTACGTTATGTTCATTAAAAATTAATGAAAAATTTTTTAATCCTAGTAACTATGATATTCTTAATTGCAATTTACTAACTTGTCTTAGGAGACAAAATTTTGACGTAGCTATTTTTAATCCTCCTTATTTACCAGTTGAGGAATATAATCAATGGATAGGTTATAGTTGGTCTGGAGGGAAGGATGGAGCTAAAGTTCTTATGGAATTTTTAAATGAGGTGAACGCTAATAGAATTTATACCTTATTCTCGTCATTAAGTGACGAGGACAAGATATTATATGCTATTCACAAGAAAAGATATAAAATTTTACGCAAATACGAAAAGGTTATTGGATATGAGAGACTTGTGGGCTTAGAGGTGATAAGGGAGAATGATTAG
- a CDS encoding 16S ribosomal RNA methyltransferase A produces MSYIDNNIRPILEVGCGKGNITRFLEPDICIELDKKFIKYLKGYNLVIADARHLPVLRGQLVSSLPYQITSDFFKEIVKMDGIRRLLLILQNDFVEKVLNDSTYISFLLNYHFSIQAKDVIPPRDFRPSPKVFSTIVIFNRVRQYRKDIDELIRCISKYKNKTLRRVSKLCGGISYSDLKVREFKPWQILELLNSMELSSA; encoded by the coding sequence ATTTCATATATTGATAATAATATTAGACCCATATTAGAAGTAGGATGTGGTAAAGGTAACATTACTAGATTTTTAGAACCTGATATTTGTATAGAATTGGATAAGAAGTTTATAAAATATTTGAAAGGATATAATCTCGTAATAGCTGATGCGAGACATTTACCAGTATTAAGGGGGCAATTAGTATCTTCATTACCATATCAAATAACTTCTGATTTTTTCAAGGAAATAGTTAAAATGGATGGTATACGTAGGCTATTATTAATACTTCAAAATGATTTTGTGGAAAAAGTACTAAATGATTCTACGTATATTTCCTTTTTACTGAACTATCATTTTAGTATTCAAGCTAAAGATGTGATCCCTCCACGAGATTTTAGACCCTCACCTAAAGTTTTCTCAACTATAGTGATATTTAATAGAGTGAGGCAATATAGGAAGGACATTGATGAGTTGATAAGATGTATCAGTAAATATAAGAATAAAACATTAAGAAGAGTTTCTAAGCTGTGCGGAGGTATTTCATATAGTGATCTAAAGGTGAGGGAATTTAAGCCTTGGCAAATATTAGAGTTATTGAATTCCATGGAGTTAAGCTCTGCTTGA
- a CDS encoding DUF655 domain-containing protein: MQRRKLVKERVVYVLDYMREGNPLDKHKFHRDRPLIQAVGEDYFLLLELTPLAFNLDFSPEQKIELESNSNVKVDAHITYDDLTSLSKDNLPKVLQKIILEKERIFVEVFNKAEPLTLKLHALELLPNIGKKTLRIILEERKKKPFDSFKDIEARIGVKDVVSMLVERIIKEMQGGEKYYLFVYPIIVDENKRLEQQPIYVGYIEKLR; encoded by the coding sequence TTGCAAAGAAGGAAGCTAGTAAAGGAGCGAGTAGTATATGTTTTAGATTATATGAGGGAAGGCAATCCATTAGATAAACATAAGTTTCATAGAGATAGGCCACTTATACAAGCAGTGGGAGAGGACTACTTCTTATTACTCGAGCTCACTCCTTTAGCTTTTAATTTGGATTTCTCCCCTGAGCAAAAGATAGAATTGGAGTCAAATTCTAATGTCAAAGTAGATGCGCATATCACATATGATGATTTAACATCGTTATCTAAAGACAATTTGCCTAAAGTTTTACAAAAGATAATTTTAGAAAAAGAGAGGATATTTGTTGAAGTTTTTAATAAGGCCGAGCCTTTGACGTTAAAACTTCATGCATTAGAATTATTACCTAATATAGGTAAGAAAACCCTAAGAATAATTTTAGAGGAAAGAAAGAAAAAACCCTTTGATAGTTTTAAAGATATAGAGGCGAGAATAGGCGTTAAAGACGTAGTTTCAATGTTAGTAGAAAGGATAATAAAGGAGATGCAAGGAGGAGAGAAATATTACTTATTTGTATATCCTATTATCGTAGATGAAAATAAAAGATTAGAACAACAACCAATTTATGTGGGTTACATTGAAAAGCTAAGGTAA
- a CDS encoding DNA-directed RNA polymerase subunit F yields MSSVYIVDEHYIPYSVAKKLLGEVIKSGVSSNLLQRTYDYLNSVEKCDAEVAQKIMEELSSIVNREDVRAVLASICPLTPDEVRSILIMDSNKSYSSDDIQKIIDIIKKYIKS; encoded by the coding sequence TTGTCATCCGTCTATATAGTTGATGAGCATTATATTCCATATTCTGTTGCAAAGAAATTATTAGGGGAAGTAATAAAATCTGGTGTTTCATCCAATTTATTACAGAGGACTTATGATTATTTAAATAGCGTAGAGAAATGTGATGCGGAAGTAGCACAGAAAATTATGGAAGAGCTTAGCAGTATTGTAAATAGGGAAGACGTGAGGGCTGTTTTAGCCAGTATTTGTCCTTTGACGCCAGATGAAGTTAGAAGTATTCTAATAATGGATTCTAACAAGTCATATTCTTCAGACGATATACAAAAAATAATTGATATAATTAAGAAATACATTAAGAGTTGA
- a CDS encoding 50S ribosomal protein L21e, with protein MVKHSRGYRTRSRSLLRKSPRERGAIPPLSRLMVDYKEGDQVVIKINSSVHSGMPHRRYQGKVGKIVGRRGKAYMVSVSIGDKQKLIIIRPEHLVPFSPTR; from the coding sequence ATGGTTAAACATTCTAGGGGTTATCGAACCAGATCGAGAAGCTTGTTGAGGAAAAGTCCTAGAGAGAGAGGTGCAATACCACCATTAAGTAGATTAATGGTCGATTATAAAGAGGGAGATCAAGTAGTAATAAAAATAAACTCTTCAGTTCATTCTGGAATGCCACATAGGCGTTATCAAGGGAAGGTAGGCAAGATAGTTGGCAGAAGAGGTAAAGCATATATGGTTTCCGTTTCAATAGGTGATAAGCAAAAGTTAATTATTATTAGACCTGAGCATTTAGTTCCTTTTAGCCCTACTAGGTGA
- the ahcY gene encoding adenosylhomocysteinase, whose amino-acid sequence MNYKIKDLSLANDGKKQIEWAEMHMPTLLEIRKRFEAEKPLKGVNISAVLHVTKETAALVKTLKMGGAEVALAASNPLSTQDEVAAALVTEGISVFAWRGESESEYYNNIESIVKIHEPHIVMDDGADLHAFVHEKMSSELKVFGGTEETTTGVIRLRAMEKQGVLKYPVIAVNNAYTKYLFDNRYGTGQSAIDGIIRATNILLAGKVAVVAGYGWVGRGIANRLRGLGARVIVTEVDPIRALEAVMDGFDVMPISEASRIGDIFVTATGNTKVIRVEHMLNMKNGAILANAGHFNVEIDVKGLKESAVSVRNIRPYVDEYVLQNGKKIYLLAEGRLVNLAAAEGHPSEVMDMSFANQALAVEYLVKNKGKLQNKVYNMPIELDYEVARIKLKSIGVQIDELTEEQKGYLEQWKSGT is encoded by the coding sequence ATGAACTACAAAATAAAGGATCTTTCGCTCGCAAATGATGGTAAAAAACAAATAGAATGGGCAGAAATGCATATGCCCACGTTATTAGAGATAAGAAAGAGGTTTGAAGCAGAAAAACCGTTAAAGGGAGTAAACATATCTGCTGTTCTTCATGTAACTAAGGAGACTGCAGCATTAGTCAAAACCCTTAAAATGGGTGGCGCTGAAGTTGCATTAGCAGCAAGTAATCCTCTTTCTACTCAAGATGAAGTTGCAGCGGCTCTAGTGACCGAGGGAATATCCGTATTTGCATGGAGGGGAGAAAGTGAAAGCGAATACTATAATAATATAGAAAGTATTGTAAAAATACATGAGCCACATATAGTTATGGATGACGGCGCGGATTTACACGCATTTGTACATGAGAAAATGTCTTCTGAGTTGAAGGTTTTTGGTGGTACTGAGGAAACTACTACCGGTGTGATTAGACTTAGGGCTATGGAGAAACAAGGAGTCCTAAAATATCCCGTCATCGCCGTGAATAACGCGTATACCAAGTATCTTTTTGATAATAGATACGGTACTGGACAAAGCGCAATAGACGGAATAATTAGAGCTACAAACATTTTATTAGCTGGAAAAGTTGCAGTAGTAGCTGGCTATGGATGGGTAGGAAGAGGTATAGCTAACAGATTAAGAGGCTTAGGTGCTAGAGTTATAGTTACTGAAGTTGATCCCATAAGGGCATTAGAGGCAGTAATGGATGGATTTGATGTAATGCCAATTTCAGAAGCCTCACGTATTGGGGATATATTTGTAACTGCAACTGGAAACACTAAAGTAATAAGAGTAGAGCATATGCTTAACATGAAAAACGGGGCTATTTTAGCTAATGCCGGACATTTTAACGTCGAGATAGATGTTAAAGGTCTGAAGGAATCTGCGGTCAGTGTAAGAAACATAAGACCTTATGTAGATGAATACGTTCTACAAAATGGCAAGAAGATATATTTGTTGGCAGAAGGTAGATTAGTTAATTTAGCTGCTGCAGAGGGGCATCCTAGTGAGGTTATGGATATGAGCTTTGCTAATCAAGCATTAGCTGTCGAATACCTAGTTAAGAACAAGGGAAAATTGCAAAATAAAGTGTATAATATGCCAATCGAATTAGATTATGAGGTTGCTAGAATAAAACTAAAATCTATTGGAGTTCAAATTGATGAACTAACGGAAGAACAAAAGGGGTACTTAGAACAGTGGAAGTCTGGTACCTAA
- the speE gene encoding polyamine aminopropyltransferase, translating to MFGWHWLIEWQTPYEFHGHLIDKVLAEEKTPYQHIMLVEFTRFGRGLIIDGKVQSTLFDEYIYHELLVHPLLLSLPTPPTNVLILGGGEGATLREVLKYKSVKKVTMVDIDDKVIEFARKYLYEWHQGAFDDKRTNLIIGDGYKFVEETKEKYDAVILDLTDPIKDSTSYKLYTKEFYEKLKRILNEKGGIVTQATSPSFSLEVYVTIYNTIKDVFKEASASYTYMASFDGLWGFVYGGVRPDLISENEINTRIEERIDGQLRFYDGYSHKVSFSLPKNIKNEFKKITKISTDEDPIYVPA from the coding sequence ATGTTTGGCTGGCATTGGCTTATAGAGTGGCAAACGCCCTATGAATTTCATGGGCACTTAATAGATAAGGTATTAGCAGAGGAGAAGACTCCATATCAGCATATAATGTTGGTGGAGTTTACAAGATTCGGGAGAGGTCTTATCATAGACGGAAAAGTACAATCTACACTATTTGATGAATATATATATCATGAGCTACTTGTTCATCCCTTGTTGTTATCATTACCAACACCTCCTACTAATGTGTTAATCCTAGGCGGAGGAGAAGGTGCAACGCTTAGGGAGGTTCTGAAATATAAGTCAGTAAAAAAAGTTACAATGGTAGATATAGACGATAAGGTTATAGAATTTGCAAGGAAATATTTATACGAATGGCACCAAGGCGCTTTTGATGATAAAAGGACTAACTTAATAATAGGGGATGGATATAAATTCGTAGAAGAGACTAAAGAGAAATATGATGCTGTAATATTAGACTTAACTGACCCTATAAAGGACTCAACATCCTATAAACTTTACACAAAGGAATTTTATGAAAAGTTAAAAAGAATACTAAATGAAAAAGGTGGTATAGTAACACAAGCTACATCTCCTTCATTTTCATTAGAAGTGTATGTTACGATTTATAATACCATAAAAGACGTCTTTAAGGAAGCATCCGCCTCATATACATATATGGCTTCTTTTGACGGTTTATGGGGTTTTGTTTATGGTGGAGTAAGGCCAGACTTAATTTCGGAAAATGAAATAAATACCAGAATAGAAGAACGTATAGATGGGCAGTTACGGTTCTATGATGGTTATTCCCATAAAGTATCATTTAGTTTACCTAAGAATATCAAAAATGAATTTAAAAAGATAACCAAAATATCTACAGATGAAGACCCAATTTACGTTCCCGCCTAA